One Spirochaeta africana DSM 8902 genomic window carries:
- a CDS encoding YifB family Mg chelatase-like AAA ATPase, translating into MRPHTIIGYVPNGYTGCLVYLEVDIRHGIPGIQIIGLPEGAVREARERVRIALSNAGFGVTGKKILVGLGPAGIPKASAGLDLAIALSILTAEAGLTLPEPIAVIGELGIHGSILPAQGVLAAVDEAVRSGAKAAIVPRDNLAEAALISACRPIGVDSLAGAWHAVLTLAAGEFPETDGFSAETAPVPAPIAAPDFADPGAPVVRGTAEQLRRLTIAAAGGHHIGLFGPPGTGKTLGAHQLGSLLPPLLPQEMIETVRVWSLAGLPFHADAGVWHPPVRAPHHSASVEGMIGGGRYLQPGEASLAHNGLLILDEVAEYPRGVLQALRDPLESGVVRLVRAGTQALFPARAMVCLTANLCPCGSYGKPRGVCSCTTAEISRYWRKFGGAVMDRIAVRVACLPDEKPVQVSTAELRVRVAAARQRQRERICGRGGFRNSQLQRSDLLEHGEFSALAAHTADRLALQHGLTFRGSLHVLQMSRTIADLEQQDAVLVQHVEESAAIRCTIGGGNPWNWLAQGQRARS; encoded by the coding sequence GTGAGACCTCATACTATTATTGGTTATGTACCGAATGGCTACACCGGATGCCTGGTTTATCTGGAGGTTGATATTCGGCATGGTATTCCCGGTATTCAGATTATTGGCCTGCCCGAGGGGGCGGTTCGGGAAGCACGTGAACGGGTCCGTATTGCCTTGTCGAACGCCGGGTTCGGGGTTACCGGCAAGAAAATTCTGGTTGGGCTTGGGCCTGCAGGTATCCCCAAGGCTTCGGCAGGGCTCGATCTGGCAATTGCGCTCTCTATCCTGACAGCGGAAGCGGGTTTGACGCTTCCCGAACCGATAGCTGTTATTGGCGAGCTGGGCATCCACGGTTCCATTCTGCCGGCTCAGGGTGTGCTGGCCGCAGTGGACGAGGCGGTCAGATCCGGTGCGAAAGCGGCAATCGTTCCACGGGACAACCTGGCCGAGGCGGCTTTGATATCTGCCTGCCGGCCGATCGGGGTTGATAGCCTTGCGGGAGCATGGCATGCCGTACTGACGCTTGCGGCTGGGGAATTCCCTGAGACCGACGGTTTCAGCGCCGAGACAGCACCTGTCCCCGCGCCAATAGCTGCGCCTGATTTTGCAGATCCAGGTGCCCCGGTAGTGCGTGGCACCGCCGAGCAGCTGCGTCGTCTGACCATTGCTGCTGCAGGCGGCCACCATATCGGGTTGTTCGGACCTCCAGGTACCGGCAAAACTTTGGGGGCACATCAGCTTGGTTCGCTGCTGCCGCCGCTGCTCCCGCAGGAGATGATCGAGACAGTTCGTGTCTGGAGCCTGGCCGGGTTGCCGTTTCATGCTGATGCCGGGGTGTGGCACCCGCCGGTGCGCGCCCCGCATCACAGCGCATCGGTAGAGGGTATGATAGGCGGAGGGCGCTATCTGCAGCCAGGTGAGGCATCCCTGGCGCATAACGGGCTGCTTATCCTTGATGAGGTAGCCGAGTATCCCCGAGGTGTTCTGCAGGCGTTACGCGACCCACTGGAGAGCGGTGTTGTCCGGCTGGTCCGGGCAGGAACTCAAGCCCTGTTCCCGGCACGAGCTATGGTGTGTCTCACTGCCAACCTCTGTCCCTGTGGATCTTACGGTAAACCACGGGGTGTCTGTTCGTGTACGACTGCCGAGATCAGCCGCTACTGGCGCAAGTTTGGCGGTGCGGTAATGGATCGGATTGCTGTTCGGGTAGCCTGCCTCCCGGACGAAAAGCCGGTGCAGGTATCAACTGCTGAACTGCGTGTCCGGGTGGCAGCAGCCCGACAGCGCCAGCGTGAGCGTATCTGCGGCAGGGGAGGCTTTCGCAACAGCCAGCTGCAGCGCTCGGACCTGCTGGAACACGGAGAGTTCTCTGCACTGGCAGCACACACTGCAGACCGACTGGCACTGCAGCATGGTCTCACGTTTCGCGGAAGCCTGCATGTGCTGCAGATGTCCCGTACGATCGCCGATCTGGAGCAGCAGGACGCGGTCCTTGTGCAGCACGTCGAAGAATCGGCAGCTATACGCTGTACAATCGGCGGGGGAAATCCCTGGAACTGGCTGGCGCAGGGGCAGCGTGCCAGGTCTTGA
- a CDS encoding S1C family serine protease: MRLYTENHIRLLAGVCVLAGMLLALAAGGIGAYLAGDRAAVAGPAGLEQSGVASGEGASATPDSLISSATTPPDSVLYADEAENIAIYERLNHGVVNITTETLSYTWFLEPVPREGSSGSGSIIDDRGYILTNHHVVKDAYRVFITLADGDQVMGEVVGVDPENDLAVLRFDPGSRELTVIPMGSSEDLRVGQRALAIGNPFALDRTLTVGIISGLGRPIRAQGNLVIRDMIQTDASINPGNSGGPLLDSRGRMIGINTAIFSQSGGSIGIGFAVPVATARRVVPDLIEYGVVRRGWIDIVPVQLFPQLVRAAGLPVQEGLLVNRVIAGGLAEAAGLRGGSGANAVRYGSSIIRLGGDIITEVDGIRIRSLANLYEALEDTSPGDTVEVVYVRGRREHRVQVELSERPEQFQWS; the protein is encoded by the coding sequence ATGCGGCTCTACACGGAAAATCACATACGTTTGCTCGCCGGTGTGTGCGTTCTGGCAGGCATGCTGCTGGCGCTTGCAGCTGGTGGTATTGGTGCCTATCTGGCCGGTGACCGGGCCGCCGTGGCCGGTCCGGCTGGCTTGGAGCAATCCGGTGTCGCATCGGGAGAAGGGGCGTCGGCCACGCCGGACTCGCTGATCTCATCGGCAACAACCCCGCCGGACTCAGTGCTGTATGCCGACGAGGCAGAAAACATTGCAATCTATGAACGCTTGAATCATGGGGTGGTGAACATCACGACCGAAACCCTGAGCTACACCTGGTTTCTGGAGCCGGTGCCCCGCGAAGGCAGTTCCGGATCAGGATCGATTATCGATGACCGGGGCTATATCCTGACCAATCATCATGTAGTGAAGGATGCCTATCGGGTATTTATTACCCTGGCTGATGGTGATCAGGTCATGGGTGAGGTTGTCGGCGTGGATCCGGAGAACGATCTTGCGGTACTCAGATTTGATCCTGGCAGCCGTGAGCTCACCGTGATCCCGATGGGATCAAGTGAGGACCTGCGGGTCGGGCAGCGCGCACTGGCTATCGGCAATCCCTTTGCGCTGGACCGTACCCTTACGGTCGGGATTATCTCCGGGTTGGGGAGGCCGATTCGTGCACAGGGGAATCTGGTGATCCGGGACATGATCCAGACAGATGCCTCAATCAATCCCGGGAATTCCGGAGGGCCGCTACTGGATTCTCGCGGCAGGATGATAGGCATCAATACCGCCATTTTTTCCCAGTCGGGGGGCTCTATCGGAATCGGTTTTGCGGTGCCGGTGGCAACAGCACGTCGGGTCGTGCCAGATCTGATCGAGTACGGGGTTGTGCGGCGGGGCTGGATAGATATTGTTCCGGTACAGCTGTTTCCGCAGCTTGTCCGCGCAGCCGGACTGCCGGTGCAGGAAGGGCTGCTGGTAAACAGGGTTATAGCCGGTGGTCTGGCAGAGGCTGCGGGGTTGCGCGGCGGCAGCGGAGCCAATGCCGTGCGATACGGCAGCTCGATCATTCGCCTTGGCGGTGACATCATTACCGAGGTGGATGGTATACGCATCAGGTCGCTGGCAAATTTGTACGAGGCATTGGAGGATACCTCGCCGGGTGATACGGTAGAGGTGGTGTATGTTCGCGGTCGCCGTGAGCATCGAGTACAGGTCGAACTCTCGGAACGTCCCGAGCAGTTCCAGTGGAGTTGA
- the uvrB gene encoding excinuclease ABC subunit UvrB gives MPPFRVASAYEPAGDQGTAIESLVAGVQGGERFQVLRGVTGSGKTYTMAKVIEATQLPSLIISHNKTLAAQLYREFKEFFPDNAVEYFVSYYDYYQPEAYVSSRDLYIEKDASINDEIDRLRLAATTNLFERPDVIVVATVSCIYGLGSPQDYRTMRLRFDVGQELDLTAVRSRLVSLQYERNDAVLRRASFRIKGDTMEIYPAYMEHAYRIELEFDEIISLKEIHPLTGEVIEQRQTVFVYPAKHFVMPESQMLPALDGIKQELAARYTELQEKGRLVEAQRLKSRTEYDIEMMEEMGYCNGIENYSRHLSNRFQGERPAVLLDYFPDNYLTFIDESHVTVPQIGGMYAGDRSRKQSLVEYGFRLPSALDNRPLFYEEFEQLMDRTVFVSATPGEKELQKVSTVVEQIIRPTGLVDPQVQIRPTEGQIEDIYAEIQKRIGMNERTLITTLTKKMAEDLTEYLTNMGLKVQYLHSEVETVERVEILTALRTGTYDVLVGINLLREGLDLPEVSLIAILDADKIGFLRSATSLIQTIGRAARNVNGLVLMYADKMSDAMRTAIDETERRRSIQLEYNQAHGITPQTIRKSIQDILVRQTEQKRQDEKTNIEIISSGFNVMQARDRKKLIAELEKLMLEHAKNLEFEEAAVVRDEIDKIRSLG, from the coding sequence ATGCCGCCATTTCGAGTAGCATCAGCCTATGAACCGGCCGGGGATCAAGGCACGGCGATTGAATCGCTTGTCGCTGGTGTGCAGGGTGGTGAACGCTTTCAGGTACTGCGCGGTGTAACCGGCAGCGGCAAAACCTACACCATGGCCAAGGTGATTGAGGCAACCCAGCTGCCAAGTCTGATCATCTCGCATAACAAGACCCTGGCTGCACAGCTGTACCGCGAGTTCAAGGAGTTTTTTCCGGACAACGCGGTGGAGTACTTTGTCAGTTACTACGACTACTACCAGCCGGAGGCGTATGTATCCTCGCGTGATCTCTATATCGAGAAGGACGCGTCGATCAATGACGAGATTGATCGACTCAGACTGGCGGCTACGACCAATCTCTTTGAACGACCGGATGTGATCGTGGTAGCAACGGTTTCCTGTATCTACGGACTGGGGAGTCCGCAGGATTACCGAACCATGCGGCTGCGCTTTGATGTTGGCCAGGAACTTGATCTAACTGCCGTGCGCAGTCGACTGGTTTCACTGCAGTATGAACGTAACGATGCCGTGCTGCGCCGTGCCAGTTTTCGTATTAAAGGGGATACGATGGAGATCTATCCCGCGTACATGGAGCATGCATACCGGATAGAGCTTGAGTTCGATGAAATTATCTCGCTCAAGGAGATTCATCCCCTGACAGGTGAGGTTATCGAGCAGCGCCAAACGGTGTTTGTATATCCTGCCAAGCATTTTGTCATGCCGGAGTCGCAGATGCTGCCGGCTCTCGACGGCATAAAACAGGAGCTGGCAGCGCGGTACACGGAGTTGCAGGAGAAGGGCAGGCTGGTAGAGGCGCAGAGACTCAAGAGTCGTACCGAGTATGATATCGAGATGATGGAGGAGATGGGGTACTGCAACGGGATAGAGAACTACTCCCGCCATCTGAGTAATCGCTTTCAGGGCGAGCGCCCGGCTGTTCTGCTGGATTACTTTCCGGATAACTATCTTACCTTTATTGATGAGTCGCATGTAACAGTCCCTCAGATCGGGGGCATGTATGCTGGAGACCGCAGTCGGAAACAGTCGCTGGTAGAGTACGGGTTCCGCCTTCCCTCTGCACTGGACAATCGCCCTCTGTTTTATGAAGAGTTTGAACAGCTCATGGATCGCACCGTGTTTGTCAGTGCTACACCGGGCGAGAAAGAGCTGCAGAAGGTTTCCACCGTAGTGGAGCAGATCATCCGCCCGACCGGACTGGTGGATCCTCAGGTACAGATCCGACCTACCGAGGGGCAGATCGAGGATATCTATGCCGAGATCCAGAAGCGTATCGGCATGAACGAGCGTACCCTGATCACCACCTTGACCAAAAAAATGGCCGAGGATCTTACCGAATACCTGACCAACATGGGCTTGAAGGTCCAGTACCTGCACTCCGAAGTCGAGACGGTTGAACGGGTAGAAATCCTGACGGCGCTGCGGACCGGTACCTACGATGTGCTGGTAGGAATCAACCTGTTGCGTGAGGGGCTGGACCTGCCGGAGGTATCCCTGATTGCGATCCTCGATGCCGACAAGATCGGGTTTCTGCGCAGCGCTACCAGCCTGATTCAGACCATCGGGCGGGCAGCCCGTAATGTGAACGGGCTGGTGTTGATGTACGCCGACAAGATGAGCGACGCCATGAGAACTGCCATAGATGAAACCGAGCGGCGTCGCAGCATTCAGCTGGAGTATAACCAGGCTCACGGGATAACCCCGCAGACCATCAGGAAATCGATCCAGGATATACTGGTTCGACAGACAGAGCAGAAGCGTCAGGATGAAAAGACGAACATAGAGATTATTTCCAGCGGGTTTAATGTGATGCAGGCACGTGATCGGAAAAAACTGATTGCCGAGCTGGAAAAATTGATGCTGGAACATGCCAAGAACCTCGAGTTTGAAGAGGCTGCTGTTGTCAGGGATGAAATTGATAAAATCCGCTCCCTCGGATAG
- a CDS encoding DUF445 family protein, whose protein sequence is MIVLDHARLLLFIVPPLGGAIIGYLTNALAIRMLFRPLRAYRIGRLRIPFTPGIIPRQRGQLADSIARMVGSTLLTPEALQQHLGRPAMRSAVRERVSWYTGRILSAEFQPDSESLAAPLASAVSSPLFAELLQRGTATLVERLSGIQIADLSGVFRGSPNSKTRRRCVTALRHAARSGSRHLRALEQPAAAYLPDTLVQDLALFADRHYNELWQRVLRWLRTPHMQQELSSRGRVLLKRILQRLKFLQRFVVTAGQYDRNLDEQMPYIVRDLVQQLEQTVFKPETRRLILDELQVLVRELLDCRPGELEQRLDIDLEQLADRLVVQLCSQSGVPAVTAGDILAATGLGTPQQAAGQAVQRLLHWLGVRPTGDAVEVRRRVEQRMQQLMTDLLPGRIRIAGFIALTDSQKNRLDDFLCDRFFRLAEAKLPQVVQAVDFTGLVRDKVNGLDVRQVEQLLLLVMQRHLKFINLFGALLGAVIGSGQVVLTLLL, encoded by the coding sequence ATGATAGTCCTCGATCATGCCAGACTGCTGTTATTTATCGTGCCTCCCCTGGGAGGCGCCATTATCGGGTATCTGACCAACGCGCTTGCTATCAGGATGCTGTTTCGGCCGCTTCGGGCCTATCGGATAGGCAGGCTGAGAATCCCGTTTACTCCGGGTATTATTCCCCGGCAGCGGGGACAACTGGCAGACAGTATCGCGCGCATGGTGGGATCAACCCTGCTGACACCCGAGGCCCTGCAGCAGCATCTGGGTCGACCGGCGATGAGGTCGGCTGTCAGAGAGCGCGTATCCTGGTATACCGGGAGAATACTGTCGGCGGAGTTCCAGCCCGACAGTGAAAGCCTGGCTGCGCCCCTGGCAAGTGCGGTTTCGTCGCCGCTTTTTGCCGAGCTGCTGCAGCGGGGTACAGCAACCCTGGTGGAGCGCCTGTCTGGCATACAGATCGCAGACCTGTCGGGGGTGTTTCGCGGCAGTCCGAACAGCAAGACCAGGCGCCGCTGTGTTACTGCGCTGCGGCATGCCGCCAGAAGCGGCAGTCGTCATCTGCGTGCTTTGGAACAGCCTGCAGCTGCATACCTGCCGGATACCCTGGTACAGGATCTGGCCTTGTTTGCGGATCGTCATTACAACGAGCTGTGGCAGCGCGTGCTGCGGTGGCTGCGGACACCTCATATGCAGCAGGAACTGTCCAGCAGGGGGCGTGTGCTGCTAAAGCGGATCCTGCAACGGCTCAAGTTCTTGCAGCGGTTTGTGGTAACTGCCGGACAGTATGACCGTAATCTCGATGAACAAATGCCGTATATCGTACGCGACCTGGTTCAGCAGCTGGAACAGACTGTGTTCAAGCCGGAGACCCGCAGGCTGATTCTGGATGAGCTGCAGGTGCTGGTTCGGGAGCTGCTGGACTGCCGACCTGGTGAACTCGAACAGCGGCTGGATATCGACCTGGAACAGTTGGCAGACAGGCTGGTGGTACAGCTGTGCAGTCAGTCCGGGGTTCCGGCTGTAACGGCAGGTGACATACTGGCGGCAACCGGTCTGGGCACGCCGCAGCAGGCAGCTGGACAGGCGGTACAGCGTCTGCTGCACTGGCTGGGAGTGCGGCCGACCGGGGATGCAGTTGAGGTGCGCCGCCGTGTCGAGCAGCGTATGCAGCAGCTTATGACCGACCTGCTGCCGGGCAGGATCAGGATTGCCGGATTCATAGCCTTGACCGACAGTCAGAAAAACCGGCTGGATGATTTTCTGTGTGACCGTTTCTTCCGCCTCGCGGAGGCAAAGCTGCCGCAGGTGGTCCAGGCGGTAGACTTTACCGGGTTGGTACGGGACAAGGTCAACGGACTGGATGTGCGGCAGGTCGAGCAGCTGCTGCTGCTGGTAATGCAGCGCCACCTCAAGTTCATAAATCTGTTCGGGGCACTGCTGGGTGCAGTTATCGGCAGCGGGCAGGTTGTACTGACGCTGCTGCTCTGA
- a CDS encoding DUF6675 family protein yields MTTKSPAIPVMLLAILPAIFSPQPAAAQPRLPSLLDYLSTTQQQQLLQDHTLFRYDDSGTGARLMPPVAAMQQADQLPDSGLLAETLQFIPADPDADYLYTDHDFHLHLYRLMLAVETMAGIEYYSASRERMRTLFTESRFVRSPRSRQTAAVSVTDTIPATAEYYLLQHDSTFGENIYRIAYHYNQHSIRVDMRNHATVRYGIFPAIRDDDMRISLLLHPLPEGLLVYGYIHAEPVMTFGIQSRIRNSISNRLQALSSWFSEAAAESIPELSFPPQ; encoded by the coding sequence ATGACAACGAAATCACCGGCTATCCCGGTAATGCTGCTGGCCATACTGCCAGCGATATTTTCTCCGCAACCGGCGGCTGCCCAGCCCCGCCTGCCGTCCCTGCTGGATTACCTGAGCACCACCCAACAGCAGCAGCTGCTGCAGGATCACACCCTGTTCCGGTATGACGACAGCGGCACCGGTGCCAGACTGATGCCGCCGGTCGCTGCTATGCAGCAGGCAGATCAGCTCCCGGATTCGGGCCTGCTTGCGGAGACCCTGCAGTTTATCCCTGCCGATCCCGACGCCGATTACCTGTACACCGACCACGATTTCCACCTCCATCTGTATCGCCTGATGCTGGCAGTGGAAACAATGGCCGGTATCGAGTACTACTCTGCCAGCCGTGAACGGATGCGCACCCTGTTCACCGAGTCGCGGTTTGTCCGTTCGCCCCGTTCACGCCAGACGGCAGCAGTATCGGTTACGGATACCATACCTGCAACCGCCGAGTACTATCTGCTGCAGCACGACTCGACCTTTGGAGAGAATATCTACCGCATCGCCTACCACTACAATCAGCACAGTATCCGGGTGGACATGCGAAATCATGCAACGGTGCGCTATGGTATTTTCCCGGCGATACGGGATGACGACATGCGCATCAGCCTGCTGCTGCATCCGCTTCCCGAAGGGCTGCTGGTATATGGATATATCCACGCCGAGCCGGTCATGACATTCGGCATCCAGTCGCGAATACGCAACAGTATCTCCAACCGTCTCCAGGCATTGAGCAGCTGGTTCTCGGAAGCAGCTGCCGAGAGTATCCCGGAGCTGAGCTTCCCCCCGCAGTAG